In Populus trichocarpa isolate Nisqually-1 chromosome 16, P.trichocarpa_v4.1, whole genome shotgun sequence, a genomic segment contains:
- the LOC7488083 gene encoding 60S ribosomal protein L27a-3 produces the protein MTTRFKKNRKKRGHVSAGHGRIGKHRKHPGGRGNAGGMHHHRILFDKYHPGYFGKVGMRYFHKLRNKFHCPIVNIDKLWSMVPQDVKDKATKDTVPMIDVTQFGYFKVLGKGVLPEKQPIVVKAKLVSKIAEKKIKEAGGAVVLTA, from the coding sequence ATGACAACCCGCTTCAAGAAGAACCGGAAGAAGAGAGGTCACGTGAGCGCTGGTCATGGTCGTATCGGAAAGCACAGGAAGCACCCTGGAGGTCGCGGAAATGCAGGAGGCATGCACCACCACAGGATCCTCTTCGACAAATACCATCCTGGTTACTTCGGTAAGGTCGGTATGCGCTACTTCCACAAGCTCCGCAACAAATTCCACTGTCCCATTGTCAACATCGACAAGCTCTGGTCCATGGTCCCACAAGACGTCAAAGACAAGGCAACCAAGGATACTGTGCCCATGATTGATGTCACTCAGTTTGGTTACTTCAAGGTTCTTGGTAAGGGGGTTTTGCCTGAGAAGCAACCCATTGTTGTCAAGGCCAAGCTTGTGTCAAAGATTGCTGAGAAGAAGATTAAGGAGGCTGGTGGAGCTGTTGTTCTTACAGCCTAG
- the LOC7469944 gene encoding DExH-box ATP-dependent RNA helicase DExH1 isoform X1 — MFLARRSHGAPSFFSKHLLLAAPALSSTTLSYIHRDISTHAMSRRPNFQGGRRGGGGVPRRGGDRGRGRGGRGGGRGEQRWWDPVWRAERLRQKQSEMEVLDEDEWWSKMEQMKLRGEQEIIMKRSFSRDDQQKLSDMAFELGLHFHAYNKGKTLVVSKVPLPDYRADLDEQHGSTQKEIQMPTEIERRVGNLLNSSQKAAAGNESNATSSQGGKHASLGGKIVKPASMLETDAAKEKQSIELKQKQDKLKASSSVKEMQSFREKLPAFKMRTEFLKAVAENQVLVISGETGCGKTTQLPQYILEEGISSLRGAHYNIVCTQPRRISAISVAARIASERGESLGETVGYQIRLEALRSAQTRLLFCTTGVLLRKLVQDPNLTGVSHLAVDEIHERGMNEDFLLIILRDLLPRRPDMRLILMSATINADLFSKYFRNAPTIHIPGLTFPVSEFYLEDVLEKTRYEIQELDSFQGNSRQRRREQYSKKDPITELFEAFDIGSQYKNYSASTRLSLEAWSGSQLDLGLVEATIEYICRHEREGAVLVFLTGWDEISKLLEQIKGNKLLGDQSKFLVLPLHGSMPTINQREIFDRPPPNKRKIVLATNIAESSITIDDVVYVVDCGKAKETSYDALNKLACLLPSWVSKASAHQRRGRAGRLQPGVCYRLYPKIIHDSMLQYQLPEILRTPLQELCLHIKSLQLGAVGSFLSKALQPPDPLAVENAIELLKTIGALDDKEELTPLGRHLCNLPVDPNIGKLLLMGCVFQCLSPALTIAAALAHRDPFVLPIDRKREADAAKRSFAGDSCSDHIALVKAFEGYKEAKRNRNERAFCWEYFLSPVTLRMMEDMRDQFLNLLSDIGFVNKSRGVSAYNQYSHDMEMVSAILCAGLYPNVVQCKRRGKRTAFFTKEVGKVDIHPASVNAGVHLFPLPYMVYSERVKTTSIYVRDSTNISDYALLLFGGNLVASKNGEGIEMLRGYLHFSASKSVLDLIQKLRGELDKLLSKKIEDPCLDINVEGKGVVSAVVELLHSYNVRY, encoded by the exons atgtttctaGCTCGTCGCTCACACGGTGCTCCCTCTTTCTTTTCCAAACATCTCTTACTAGCCGCGCCTGCGTTATCTTCAACAACTCTCTCGTACATTCATCGAGACATCTCAACTCACGCCATGTCACGCCGTCCTAATTTCCAAGGCGGCCGTCGCGGAGGCGGAGGCGTTCCCCGTCGTGGTGGTGATAGAGGACGGGGACGAGGAGGACGTGGAGGAGGACGTGGTGAGCAGCGGTGGTGGGATCCTGTTTGGAGAGCGGAACGATTGAGACAAAAACAGAGTGAG ATGGAGGTTCTTGATGAAGATGAATGGTGGAGTAAAATGGAGCAAATGAAGCTTAGAGGGGAGCAAGAAATAATAATGAAGCGTAGTTTTAGCCGCGATGATCAGCAAAAGCTTTCTGATATGGCTTTCGAATTGGGGCTTCACTT CCATGCATACAATAAAGGCAAAACCCTTGTCGTTAGCAAAGTTCCACTACCAGATTATCGAGCTGATCTCGATGAGCAACATGGATCCACACAGAAAGAG ATCCAAATGCCTACAGAAATCGAGAGGAGAGTTGGAAATCTTTTGAATAGCTCACAAAAAGCAGCGGCTGGAAATGAGTCCAATGCAACTTCTTCTCAGGGAGGCAAACATGCATCTCTTGGTGGTAAAATAGTGAAACCTGCTTCCATGTTGGAAACAGATGCTGCTAAGGAGAAACAGAGTATTGAACTAAAGCAGAAGCAGGATAAATTAAAG GCTAGTAGCAGCGTGAAGGAAATGCAGTCTTTCAGAGAAAAGCTTCCTGCATTCAAAATGAGAACTGAATTTCTGAAAGCAGTTGCAGAAAATCAG GTATTGGTAATTTCAGGGGAAACAGGTTGTGGTAAAACAACACAGCTTCCTCAGTATATATTGgaggagggaatatcatctctaCGTGGTGCTCATTACAACATAGTATGCACACAACCCCGCCGTATATCTGCCATTTCTGTTGCTGCACGAATAGCATCTGAAAGGGGAGAGAGCCTTGGTGAAACTGTTGGTTATCAAATTCGTCTGGAAGCATTACGGTCTGCTCAAACCCGGCTCCTTTTTTGCACCACTGGTGTGTTACTCCGGAAGCTG GTTCAGGATCCAAATTTAACTGGTGTGAGCCATTTGGCAGTGGATGAAATTCATGAAAGAGGAATGAATGAGGACTTCCTGTTGATTATTTTGCGCGACCTTCTTCCTCGGCGTCCAGATATGCGTCTTATTCTAATGAGTGCTACCATTAATGCTGACTTGTTCTCTAAATACTTCAGAAATGCCCCAACTATTCATATCCCG GGATTAACTTTCCCTGTATCAGAGTTCTATCTAGAAGATGTGTTGGAGAAAACTCGCTATGAAATTCAAGAGTTGGACAGCTTTCAGGGGAATTCaagacaaagaagaagagagcAATATTCAAAGAAAGATCCTATAACTGAATTATTCGAGGCAT TTGATATTGGttctcaatataaaaattacagtgCATCAACAAGACTTTCTCTGGAAGCTTGGTCGGGTTCACAGCTTGACCTGGGTCTG GTGGAGGCAACAATTGAATATATTTGTCGTCATGAACGTGAGGGAgctgttcttgtttttctcaCTGGCTGGGATGAGATCTCCAAGCTTCTTGAGCAGATTAAAGGAAACAAACTTCTAGGAGATCAAAGCAAGTTTCTAGTCCTTCCCCTACATGGTTCAATGCCAACCATAAATCAACGTGAAATTTTTGACCGTCCTCCCCCTAACAAGCG AAAAATTGTTCTGGCAACAAATATTGCAGAGAGCAGTATTACCATAGATGATGTGGTGTATGTTGTAGACTGTGGAAAGGCAAAGGAAACCAGCTATGATGCACTGAACAAGCTGGCTTGTTTGTTACCATCGTGGGTTTCAAAGGCTTCAGCACACCAG AGACGGGGGCGTGCTGGCCGATTGCAACCAGGAGTTTGTTATAGACTGTATCCAAAAATCATTCATGATTCAATGCTTCAATATCAATTACCAGAAATACTGAGAACACCTTTGCAAGAACTGTGTCTGCATATAAAAAGTTTGCAGCTTGGAGCTGTTGGATCGTTTTTGTCAAAGGCTCTACAGCCACCAGATCCTCTTGCTGTGGAAAATGCAATTGAACTACTTAAAACCATTGGGGCTTTAGATGATAAGGAGGAGCTTACTCCACTCG GTCGTCATCTTTGTAATCTCCCTGTGGACCCGAATATTGGGAAGTTGCTTTTGATGGGGTGTGTCTTTCAATGCCTCAGCCCTGCTTTAACAATTGCAGCTGCTCTTGCACATCGTGACCCATTTGTGCTGCCAATAGACAGGAAAAGGGAAGCTGATGCTGCAAAAAGATCCTTTGCTGGTGACTCTTGCAG CGACCACATAGCACTTGTTAAAGCTTTTGAAGGATACAAGGAAGCAAAACGCAACCGAAATGAAAGAGCATTTTGTTGGGAGTATTTCTTGTCCCCTGTTACTTTGCGGATGATGGAGGATATGAGAGACCAGTTTCTGAACTTGCTATCAGACATTGGCTTCGTAAACAAATCCAGGGGTGTTAGT GCTTATAATCAATATAGCCATGACATGGAGATGGTATCAGCAATCCTTTGTGCTGGTCTTTACCCAAATGTTGTGCAATGTAAAAGAAGAGGAAAGCGAACAGCATTCTTCACTAAGGAAGTTGGGAAAGTTGACATCCATCCTGCATCTGTAAATGCTGGGGTCCATCTCTTCCCTCTGCCTTACATGGTTTATAGTGAAAGGGTGAAAACAACTAGCATTTATGTCCGAGACTCAACAAACATTTCAGATTATGCTTTGCTTCTTTTTGGTGGTAATCTCGTTGCCAGCAAAAATGGAGAGGGTATTGAGATGCTAAGAGGTTACCTCCATTTCTCAGCATCGAAGAGTGTATTGGATTTGATACAG AAACTGAGGGGAGAACTAGACAAGCTTCTGAGTAAGAAAATTGAGGACCCATGCCTGGACATTAACGTGGAGGGAAAGGGAGTTGTATCTGCGGTGGTTGAGTTATTGCACAGTTACAATGTAAGGTACTAA
- the LOC7469944 gene encoding DExH-box ATP-dependent RNA helicase DExH1 isoform X2 gives MPTEIERRVGNLLNSSQKAAAGNESNATSSQGGKHASLGGKIVKPASMLETDAAKEKQSIELKQKQDKLKASSSVKEMQSFREKLPAFKMRTEFLKAVAENQVLVISGETGCGKTTQLPQYILEEGISSLRGAHYNIVCTQPRRISAISVAARIASERGESLGETVGYQIRLEALRSAQTRLLFCTTGVLLRKLVQDPNLTGVSHLAVDEIHERGMNEDFLLIILRDLLPRRPDMRLILMSATINADLFSKYFRNAPTIHIPGLTFPVSEFYLEDVLEKTRYEIQELDSFQGNSRQRRREQYSKKDPITELFEAFDIGSQYKNYSASTRLSLEAWSGSQLDLGLVEATIEYICRHEREGAVLVFLTGWDEISKLLEQIKGNKLLGDQSKFLVLPLHGSMPTINQREIFDRPPPNKRKIVLATNIAESSITIDDVVYVVDCGKAKETSYDALNKLACLLPSWVSKASAHQRRGRAGRLQPGVCYRLYPKIIHDSMLQYQLPEILRTPLQELCLHIKSLQLGAVGSFLSKALQPPDPLAVENAIELLKTIGALDDKEELTPLGRHLCNLPVDPNIGKLLLMGCVFQCLSPALTIAAALAHRDPFVLPIDRKREADAAKRSFAGDSCSDHIALVKAFEGYKEAKRNRNERAFCWEYFLSPVTLRMMEDMRDQFLNLLSDIGFVNKSRGVSAYNQYSHDMEMVSAILCAGLYPNVVQCKRRGKRTAFFTKEVGKVDIHPASVNAGVHLFPLPYMVYSERVKTTSIYVRDSTNISDYALLLFGGNLVASKNGEGIEMLRGYLHFSASKSVLDLIQKLRGELDKLLSKKIEDPCLDINVEGKGVVSAVVELLHSYNVRY, from the exons ATGCCTACAGAAATCGAGAGGAGAGTTGGAAATCTTTTGAATAGCTCACAAAAAGCAGCGGCTGGAAATGAGTCCAATGCAACTTCTTCTCAGGGAGGCAAACATGCATCTCTTGGTGGTAAAATAGTGAAACCTGCTTCCATGTTGGAAACAGATGCTGCTAAGGAGAAACAGAGTATTGAACTAAAGCAGAAGCAGGATAAATTAAAG GCTAGTAGCAGCGTGAAGGAAATGCAGTCTTTCAGAGAAAAGCTTCCTGCATTCAAAATGAGAACTGAATTTCTGAAAGCAGTTGCAGAAAATCAG GTATTGGTAATTTCAGGGGAAACAGGTTGTGGTAAAACAACACAGCTTCCTCAGTATATATTGgaggagggaatatcatctctaCGTGGTGCTCATTACAACATAGTATGCACACAACCCCGCCGTATATCTGCCATTTCTGTTGCTGCACGAATAGCATCTGAAAGGGGAGAGAGCCTTGGTGAAACTGTTGGTTATCAAATTCGTCTGGAAGCATTACGGTCTGCTCAAACCCGGCTCCTTTTTTGCACCACTGGTGTGTTACTCCGGAAGCTG GTTCAGGATCCAAATTTAACTGGTGTGAGCCATTTGGCAGTGGATGAAATTCATGAAAGAGGAATGAATGAGGACTTCCTGTTGATTATTTTGCGCGACCTTCTTCCTCGGCGTCCAGATATGCGTCTTATTCTAATGAGTGCTACCATTAATGCTGACTTGTTCTCTAAATACTTCAGAAATGCCCCAACTATTCATATCCCG GGATTAACTTTCCCTGTATCAGAGTTCTATCTAGAAGATGTGTTGGAGAAAACTCGCTATGAAATTCAAGAGTTGGACAGCTTTCAGGGGAATTCaagacaaagaagaagagagcAATATTCAAAGAAAGATCCTATAACTGAATTATTCGAGGCAT TTGATATTGGttctcaatataaaaattacagtgCATCAACAAGACTTTCTCTGGAAGCTTGGTCGGGTTCACAGCTTGACCTGGGTCTG GTGGAGGCAACAATTGAATATATTTGTCGTCATGAACGTGAGGGAgctgttcttgtttttctcaCTGGCTGGGATGAGATCTCCAAGCTTCTTGAGCAGATTAAAGGAAACAAACTTCTAGGAGATCAAAGCAAGTTTCTAGTCCTTCCCCTACATGGTTCAATGCCAACCATAAATCAACGTGAAATTTTTGACCGTCCTCCCCCTAACAAGCG AAAAATTGTTCTGGCAACAAATATTGCAGAGAGCAGTATTACCATAGATGATGTGGTGTATGTTGTAGACTGTGGAAAGGCAAAGGAAACCAGCTATGATGCACTGAACAAGCTGGCTTGTTTGTTACCATCGTGGGTTTCAAAGGCTTCAGCACACCAG AGACGGGGGCGTGCTGGCCGATTGCAACCAGGAGTTTGTTATAGACTGTATCCAAAAATCATTCATGATTCAATGCTTCAATATCAATTACCAGAAATACTGAGAACACCTTTGCAAGAACTGTGTCTGCATATAAAAAGTTTGCAGCTTGGAGCTGTTGGATCGTTTTTGTCAAAGGCTCTACAGCCACCAGATCCTCTTGCTGTGGAAAATGCAATTGAACTACTTAAAACCATTGGGGCTTTAGATGATAAGGAGGAGCTTACTCCACTCG GTCGTCATCTTTGTAATCTCCCTGTGGACCCGAATATTGGGAAGTTGCTTTTGATGGGGTGTGTCTTTCAATGCCTCAGCCCTGCTTTAACAATTGCAGCTGCTCTTGCACATCGTGACCCATTTGTGCTGCCAATAGACAGGAAAAGGGAAGCTGATGCTGCAAAAAGATCCTTTGCTGGTGACTCTTGCAG CGACCACATAGCACTTGTTAAAGCTTTTGAAGGATACAAGGAAGCAAAACGCAACCGAAATGAAAGAGCATTTTGTTGGGAGTATTTCTTGTCCCCTGTTACTTTGCGGATGATGGAGGATATGAGAGACCAGTTTCTGAACTTGCTATCAGACATTGGCTTCGTAAACAAATCCAGGGGTGTTAGT GCTTATAATCAATATAGCCATGACATGGAGATGGTATCAGCAATCCTTTGTGCTGGTCTTTACCCAAATGTTGTGCAATGTAAAAGAAGAGGAAAGCGAACAGCATTCTTCACTAAGGAAGTTGGGAAAGTTGACATCCATCCTGCATCTGTAAATGCTGGGGTCCATCTCTTCCCTCTGCCTTACATGGTTTATAGTGAAAGGGTGAAAACAACTAGCATTTATGTCCGAGACTCAACAAACATTTCAGATTATGCTTTGCTTCTTTTTGGTGGTAATCTCGTTGCCAGCAAAAATGGAGAGGGTATTGAGATGCTAAGAGGTTACCTCCATTTCTCAGCATCGAAGAGTGTATTGGATTTGATACAG AAACTGAGGGGAGAACTAGACAAGCTTCTGAGTAAGAAAATTGAGGACCCATGCCTGGACATTAACGTGGAGGGAAAGGGAGTTGTATCTGCGGTGGTTGAGTTATTGCACAGTTACAATGTAAGGTACTAA